A region of Carassius gibelio isolate Cgi1373 ecotype wild population from Czech Republic chromosome B11, carGib1.2-hapl.c, whole genome shotgun sequence DNA encodes the following proteins:
- the LOC127967884 gene encoding leucine-rich repeat neuronal protein 2-like, translating into MKMGQIAIFLLHMHLLLGVGSSLVTHSMPWRVPCPHQCVCQIKPWYSPQSVYREAPTVDCNDLLLIQLPTSLPQETQTLRLQSNLISSVDQSELQGLVNLTELDLSHNSFTSTRNLRITDLPALLSLHMEENQLRHLPEAAFFGLPSLQELYLNHNRLRSISPGAFKGLDKLLRLHLNSNRLVVIDRRWFHALPQLEVLMIGGNPVDTIQDLNFKPLSSLRSLVLAGMGLREISERALEGLQNLESISFYDNHLVKVPKAALQKLPGLKFLDLNKNPIQLVQRGDFQNMLHLKELGLNNMEELISIEHSAMENLPELTKLEITNNPRLSYIHPQAFQKLLSMESLMLNSNALSALHSQTVRSLPSLQEISLHTNPIRCDCLIRWVGADNDKPVRFIEPQSTFCSEPPELKARRVKEVSFREMADSCLPLIAPSTFPSYIEVQNGDNIALHCRALAEPEPNIYWVIPQGVRLTPSSSYGRYQVLTEGTLEIFGVTAEEAGFYTCVAQNLVGADTRSLTLQVEGGDLLRASTQKTENSFKVQDVKERYALLTWQASRNVPAAHLSWVSNGSLDAHHRHSTRILAGTRKFNLTHLLPGTHYKVCLHMGPNDTSCVHLRTKEVSMPDPLPDLTPAVLLAVSALLLLFAARACHGGASFGWKDQMLELEKPHTTILTQEPKAFVTPTVLVKHLNHLDPDKVLSDSKGKDLRNASLGQDARGLTKEAC; encoded by the coding sequence ATGAAAATGGGACAAATTGCAATATTTCTTCTGCACATGCATCTGCTGCTCGGAGTCGGAAGCTCCTTGGTTACTCACTCCATGCCCTGGAGAGTGCCCTGCCCTCACCAGTGTGTCTGCCAAATTAAGCCCTGGTACTCTCCCCAGTCTGTGTACAGAGAGGCTCCTACAGTAGACTGCAATGACCTGCTACTTATCCAGCTGCCCACTTCCCTCCCTCAAGAGACACAAACCCTCCGGCTGCAAAGTAACCTCATCAGTTCTGTCGACCAGAGTGAACTCCAGGGCCTTGTCAATCTGACAGAGTTGGATCTCTCCCATAACAGCTTTACCAGTACCCGCAACCTGAGGATAACTGACCTGCCAGCTCTTCTCAGCCTACACATGGAGGAAAACCAGCTGAGACACCTCCCAGAAGCAGCTTTCTTCGGTCTCCCTAGCTTGCAGGAGTTGTACCTCAATCACAACAGGCTTCGAAGCATTTCCCCTGGGGCCTTCAAGGGTCTGGATAAACTTCTAAGGCTTCATCTCAACTCTAATCGATTGGTTGTAATTGACCGGCGTTGGTTCCATGCTTTGCCACAATTGGAGGTTCTCATGATTGGTGGAAACCCTGTGGACACTATTCAGGACCTAAATTTTAAACCGCTGAGCTCTTTGCGCAGTCTAGTCCTGGCAGGCATGGGCTTGCGTGAGATCTCAGAGCGAGCTCTAGAGGGGCTTCAAAATTTGGAAAGCATTAGCTTTTATGATAACCATCTAGTAAAAGTTCCAAAAGCGGCATTGCAAAAGTTGCCGGGTCTAAAGTTCCTTGACTTAAACAAGAATCCCATTCAGCTTGTGCAGAGGGGAGACTTTCAAAATATGCTTCACCTGAAAGAGCTTGGCTTAAACAACATGGAAGAATTGATTTCTATTGAGCACTCAGCAATGGAAAACTTGCCTGAACTGACTAAACTGGAGATCACAAACAATCCTCGACTCTCCTATATCCACCCCCAGGCCTTTCAAAAGTTGTTGAGTATGGAAAGTCTAATGCTGAACAGTAATGCCTTGAGTGCCCTACATAGCCAGACAGTAAGGTCACTGCCCAGCCTTCAAGAAATCAGCTTGCACACCAATCCCATTCGCTGTGACTGCCTGATCCGCTGGGTGGGAGCCGACAATGACAAGCCGGTCCGTTTCATTGAGCCTCAATCCACATTCTGCTCTGAGCCTCCTGAGCTGAAAGCCCGACGAGttaaagaagtctcattcagAGAGATGGCAGACAGCTGCCTGCCATTGATTGCCCCAAGCACATTCCCCTCTTACATTGAAGTCCAAAATGGAGACAACATAGCCTTGCACTGTCGGGCACTGGCAGAGCCAGAGCCAAATATCTACTGGGTCATTCCCCAAGGTGTGAGATTGACTCCATCCAGCAGCTATGGGCGTTATCAGGTTCTCACAGAAGGCACGTTAGAGATTTTTGGAGTCACTGCTGAAGAGGCCGGATTCTACACTTGTGTTGCGCAGAACCTAGTGGGAGCTGATACTAGAAGCTTAACTCTACAGGTGGAGGGAGGTGACCTGCTTCGTGCAAGTACTCAAAAGACAGAGAACAGCTTTAAAGTTCAGGATGTCAAGGAAAGGTATGCCTTACTAACCTGGCAAGCAAGCCGTAACGTCCCTGCTGCACATTTATCATGGGTGTCCAATGGCAGTCTGGATGCCCATCATAGGCACAGCACCCGAATTCTAGCTGGCACCAGGAAATTCAACCTAACCCATCTGCTACCAGGCACTCATTACAAAGTTTGTCTACACATGGGGCCAAATGACACCTCGTGTGTCCATCTAAGGACCAAGGAGGTGTCCATGCCAGATCCTTTACCAGACCTGACCCCAGCTGTCCTGCTGGCAGTTTCAGCTCTGCTCCTTTTATTTGCAGCCAGAGCATGTCATGGGGGAGCCTCATTCGGTTGGAAGGACCAAATGCTGGAGCTTGAGAAACCCCACACCACCATTCTGACCCAGGAGCCGAAGGCTTTCGTGACTCCTACAGTACTAGTAAAGCACCTGAATCACCTGGATCCAGACAAAGTCCTATCAGACAGCAAAGGGAAAGACCTCAGAAATGCTTCACTGGGGCAAGATGCTCGGGGGCTAACAAAAGAGGCATGCTGA